A region from the Beduinella massiliensis genome encodes:
- the rsmI gene encoding 16S rRNA (cytidine(1402)-2'-O)-methyltransferase, translating to MPTLYVVATPIGNLSDMTPRAVETLRRCAFVAAEDTRVTQKLLTHFEIGTRLISNHQHNEQQRAGELVARMLEEGCDAAVVTDAGTPCISDPGYVFVREAAAAGIPVLAVPGPTAMACALSVSGFDVREFAFYGFLPRPARELREKLVSIARGGVPIAVVHESPHRVKDLLGAVCEALPGCCVCACCDLTKLHEKTVRGTAPEVLSALEQNPKAEKGEYCLVLDLHDVNLPAPPAETSASLEAQLFERLLAGEDFKDAGAALQAQGAKRNDVYRAAMRVKEFLAEYGAER from the coding sequence GTGCCTACGCTCTACGTCGTCGCGACCCCCATCGGCAACCTTTCGGACATGACGCCGCGCGCGGTGGAAACGCTGAGGCGCTGCGCGTTCGTCGCCGCGGAGGACACCCGCGTCACCCAGAAGCTGCTGACGCACTTTGAGATCGGCACGCGGCTGATTTCCAACCACCAGCACAACGAGCAGCAGCGGGCGGGCGAGCTCGTCGCGCGCATGCTGGAGGAGGGCTGCGACGCGGCGGTAGTGACGGACGCGGGCACGCCCTGCATCTCCGACCCGGGCTACGTGTTCGTGCGCGAGGCGGCGGCGGCGGGCATCCCGGTGCTCGCGGTGCCGGGGCCGACGGCCATGGCCTGCGCGCTGTCGGTGAGCGGGTTCGACGTGCGCGAGTTCGCGTTTTACGGCTTCTTGCCGCGCCCGGCGCGCGAGCTGCGCGAAAAGCTGGTCTCCATCGCGCGCGGCGGCGTGCCCATCGCGGTGGTGCACGAATCGCCCCACCGGGTGAAGGACCTGCTCGGCGCGGTGTGCGAGGCGCTGCCCGGCTGCTGCGTCTGCGCCTGCTGCGACCTGACGAAGCTGCACGAGAAGACCGTGCGCGGCACGGCGCCGGAGGTGCTCTCGGCGCTGGAGCAAAACCCCAAGGCGGAAAAGGGCGAGTACTGCCTCGTGCTCGACCTGCACGACGTAAATCTGCCCGCGCCCCCGGCGGAGACGAGCGCCAGCCTGGAGGCGCAGCTCTTCGAGCGCCTGCTCGCGGGCGAGGACTTCAAGGACGCGGGCGCGGCGCTGCAGGCGCAGGGCGCGAAGCGAAATGACGTGTACCGCGCCGCGATGCGGGTGAAGGAATTCCTGGCGGAGTATGGGGCCGAACGCTGA
- a CDS encoding membrane dipeptidase, translating into MRIIDTHCDTLYMRALQEEQRPCVTLEAMRAGGVSVQTCTLFAGSQGPKGHPYEKAMAQVAALNRLQADGWKRVDSPLDAKDGECAVLMSLEGGEILEDRLERVAEFRGYGARLVALTWNNENLIASPAKGGSKEGIKPFGWEVLGEMARLNMAADTSHLNERGFWDLIERHAHPPMASHSCCAKLHPHFRNLTDEQLKALIERGGWVGINFYPAFLTGGEATVEDIVRHIDHVVQMGGEKNVGFGSDFDGIERTPVDCAGPQDFPKILDALRRLGYPEETVRGVAGENFIEYFRRIEA; encoded by the coding sequence ATGCGCATCATCGACACCCATTGCGACACGCTCTACATGCGCGCCCTGCAAGAGGAGCAGCGCCCCTGCGTGACGCTGGAGGCCATGCGCGCGGGCGGCGTGAGCGTGCAGACCTGCACGCTGTTCGCGGGCTCGCAGGGCCCCAAGGGGCATCCCTACGAGAAGGCCATGGCGCAGGTGGCGGCCCTGAACCGGCTGCAGGCGGACGGCTGGAAGCGCGTGGATTCCCCGCTCGACGCGAAGGACGGCGAATGCGCCGTGCTGATGTCCCTGGAGGGCGGCGAGATCCTGGAAGACCGCCTGGAGCGCGTCGCGGAGTTCCGCGGCTACGGCGCGCGGCTCGTCGCGCTCACCTGGAACAACGAGAACCTCATCGCATCGCCCGCCAAGGGCGGCTCGAAGGAGGGCATCAAGCCCTTCGGCTGGGAGGTGCTGGGCGAGATGGCGCGGCTGAACATGGCCGCGGATACGTCGCACCTGAACGAGCGGGGCTTTTGGGATCTGATCGAGCGCCACGCGCACCCGCCGATGGCCTCGCACTCCTGCTGCGCGAAGCTGCACCCGCACTTTCGCAACCTCACGGACGAGCAGCTCAAGGCCCTGATCGAGCGCGGCGGCTGGGTGGGCATCAACTTCTACCCGGCGTTCTTGACCGGCGGCGAGGCGACGGTGGAGGACATCGTGCGCCACATCGACCACGTGGTGCAGATGGGCGGCGAAAAAAACGTGGGCTTCGGCTCGGACTTCGACGGCATCGAGCGCACGCCCGTGGACTGCGCCGGACCGCAGGACTTCCCGAAGATCCTGGACGCGCTGCGCCGCCTCGGCTACCCGGAGGAGACGGTTCGCGGCGTCGCGGGCGAGAACTTTATCGAATACTTTCGGCGGATAGAGGCGTAA